Part of the Candidatus Eisenbacteria bacterium genome, GTCCGCCATCCAGGCCGGGCGTCCGCCAGTCGGGCGTGGAAGGACGCCCGGCAAGCGCCGCGGACGCGAACAACGCCGTGAGTCCGAGAACGAACACCGCACTGACGACGAACCGCTGCTTCATGTTCGGCCTCCCAAGGGGGAGAAGAGGCGTGGACGTCGGTCGCGTCCCGGGCACGCAGCGGCGCCCGCTTTGAACCGGCCGGCGAAGTGTGGACTTTGTCAACTATGACCGGGCGTTTTCAAGAGTTTTCTTGGACAAAGTCTTGAACTATGCCGCAACGACCTCAAGCCCTCGGATGGCGACCGTGTGCCTCCGCCGGTCCTCGAGGGCGCGGCCGCTCAGCCGCGGCGCGGCCGGAACGCGAGCGCGAGCGCCAGCCAGCCGGCCATCAGGCACAGGCCGCCGATGGGCGTCACGGCGCCCCACAGGCGCGTGCCCGTGAGCACGAGCGCGTAGAGGCTGCCGGAGAAGATCACCACGCCGGCGAGCAGCAGCCAGCAGGCTGCCGTGAGCGCAGGGCGCGGGGTGCCCTGCAACTTCGCCCCGGCGAAGAGCAGCGCCAGCGCGTGCACGAGCTGGTAGCGGGCCGCGGTCTCGAAGACCTGGAGCATCCCGGGATCGAGGCGGCCGCGCAGCGCGTGCGCGCCGAACGCCCCGGCCGCGACACCGAGCAGGCCGAGCAGCGCGCCGATGGAGGCGAAGGGCATGCCCCACCCTAACGCGCCCGGG contains:
- a CDS encoding DUF423 domain-containing protein; this encodes MPFASIGALLGLLGVAAGAFGAHALRGRLDPGMLQVFETAARYQLVHALALLFAGAKLQGTPRPALTAACWLLLAGVVIFSGSLYALVLTGTRLWGAVTPIGGLCLMAGWLALALAFRPRRG